From a region of the Pseudanabaena sp. ABRG5-3 genome:
- a CDS encoding DUF1517 domain-containing protein, protein MKKIKDNVKVWTRSLVAISLVAMTIFGNAHEAFAKRSGGRIGGSSFKSAPSRSAPSNPSYSGNSTPYYNNGGGGFFFLPMFFGGGMGGGLFTLLLLVIVAGVIMQAFRGRGDGEGITGMDSKVSVAKIQVGLLASARSLQQELTRLALESDTSSSEGLAAVTRETVVSLMRHPEYWVYVSSANENTKFALAEQKFNSLVMSERSKLNAETLSNVGGRVLQGKTAASLPSEGSLSLEDPSEYIVVTMLLAVAGDSLSKLPTLRSSEDLQAALSVIGSVPEDNLLAVEILWEPQSENYTLTNDEVLTVYPDLVRI, encoded by the coding sequence ATGAAAAAGATTAAAGATAACGTCAAAGTCTGGACGCGATCGCTGGTTGCAATATCCCTAGTTGCCATGACAATCTTTGGTAATGCCCACGAAGCTTTTGCTAAGCGTTCAGGTGGCAGAATTGGAGGTAGCTCTTTTAAATCTGCTCCTAGCCGCTCTGCCCCATCAAACCCTAGCTATAGTGGTAATAGCACTCCCTACTACAACAATGGTGGTGGTGGATTTTTCTTCTTACCTATGTTTTTTGGTGGTGGCATGGGTGGCGGCTTATTTACCCTATTACTGTTGGTAATTGTTGCAGGCGTGATCATGCAAGCATTTCGTGGTCGTGGTGATGGCGAAGGCATTACAGGCATGGACAGCAAAGTTAGCGTTGCCAAAATCCAAGTTGGTCTACTTGCCTCTGCGCGATCGCTCCAGCAAGAGCTAACCCGTTTGGCGCTAGAGTCTGACACCTCTTCCTCCGAAGGCTTGGCTGCCGTTACTCGCGAAACTGTCGTTTCCCTAATGCGTCATCCCGAATATTGGGTCTATGTCAGCAGTGCTAACGAAAACACGAAGTTTGCCCTAGCTGAACAAAAATTTAATAGCTTAGTCATGTCTGAGCGTAGCAAGCTTAATGCTGAAACTTTAAGTAATGTCGGTGGGCGCGTGCTACAGGGCAAAACTGCGGCATCTTTACCTAGTGAGGGTAGTCTGAGCCTCGAAGATCCTAGCGAGTATATTGTAGTGACCATGCTATTAGCAGTCGCAGGTGATTCCCTCAGTAAGCTGCCCACCTTGAGATCTTCTGAAGATTTACAAGCAGCTCTATCAGTGATTGGTTCTGTACCTGAAGATAATCTCTTAG